The Impatiens glandulifera chromosome 3, dImpGla2.1, whole genome shotgun sequence genome contains a region encoding:
- the LOC124931763 gene encoding protein transport protein Sec61 subunit gamma-like — MDAIDSVVDPLREFAKDSVRLVKRCHKPDRKEFSKVALRTAIGFVVMGFVGFFVKLIFIPINNIIVGSG; from the exons ATGGATGCCATTGATTCAGTTGTCGATCCCTTGAGAGAGTTTGCTAAAGACAGTGTCCGTCTCGTCAAGAGATGCCACAAGCCCGATCGTAAAG AATTCTCAAAGGTTGCACTCCGTACTGCGATCGGTTTCGTGGTGATGGGATTCGTCGGTTTCTTCGTGAAGCTGATCTTCATCCCCATCAACAATATAATCGTCGGCTCTGGTTAG